The genomic window AGTAGATTTTATTCATCCCGCAGCGGGGAAACTCTCTTGTTACAgaagcattttctacaataaaaacaaaaacaaactaacaaggcaaacaacagacataATGATGTGTTTTATAACTTTGCACTGTCTCCTTACATGAAGCAGACTTTGACACCCTAACTGTCTTTATGGATGGGATCATTTATTAACACAAGGTATACGTGTCAGTTGACTCTTACTTCCTGTTTCTAACGGTCAGTCAGACTTGTTCCTACAACACTGAACAACGAGGGGAGTGGAGGCAGTTTGACAAACTTGTAAGTAGttgtttataatttatatttgagCTTTAACATATTTAATCGCTGTGCATAGTGTGAatgtttcagtgtgtttgtCTTATGTTGCTGTGCAGTTAACAGAACTAACACATTTCTCTGATCCCTCATTTATTTACTGGCTGAACGTTGTCtttaacaataatataataatataattcagACATGCAGGAGACAAACTACAATTCAGTCATGCAGGAGACAAACTACAATTCAGACATGCAGGAGACAAACTACAATTCAGACATGCAGGAGACAAACTACAATTCAGACATGCAGAAGAAGAACAATCTGAAAACTGAATGCGgagcaaagtgacaaaaagaggTTTTAGAAAAAACTGATCACAAAGGAACGACTTTATCAGAAATAAAGCCAATAAGCATGAGCAGGccgttaataagttagtgttacgtagtgttgaaaatgtcaaaagaagcgtcaaaagtgttaaagtgggacaaaaacataagaaaaagttaaaaacatcgataaaaaagcctcaacaaaagtgttgacttttaAAGTGATAACACGCTGCAGTTTTTCCTTCACTAACGTATTGAAGTGTTTTGTCTTGCAGCAGTGTTTGAGTTTAAGCTGCAGCAGGAGACATGGCGGAGAAGAGGATGACGAGGAAGCGATCCACGTCCTGGTCCTCTCCTTTAACGTCTGACCCGCCCCCCCGCTCCAGCAGTGAGACGACCAGGTAACGAGTTCACCCCCCAGCCGATCATAAATAACCATATGATGTATTTATAGACAAGAAAACACCCTGTAGAAAGTGTTGTAGTGCAGTAGGCCTGTCGTCCTATGaaatatggaaaaaacataaatattagATAGATTAGACGTTCTACCTACGTTCTGCAACTTATTCattacactcaccggccactttattaggtacacctgtccaactgctcgttaacacttaatttctaagcagccaatcacatggcggcaactcagtgcatttaggcatgtagacatggtcaagagaatctcctgcagttcaaaccgagcatcagtatggggaagaaaggtgatttgagtgactttgaacgtggcatgattgttggtgccagaagggctggtctgagtatttcagaaactgctaatctactgggattttcacgcacaaccatctctagggtttacagagaatggtccgaaaaagaaaaaacatccagtgagcggcagttctgtgggcggaaatgccttgttgatgccagaggtcagaggagaatggccagactggttcgagctgatagaagggcaacagtgactcaaataaccacccgttacaaccaaggtgggcagaagagcatctctgaacgcacagtacgtccaactttgaggcagatgggctacagcagcagaagaccacatccgtgccactcctttcagctaagaacaggaaactgagactacaatttgcacaagctcatcgaaattggacaatagaagattggaaaaacgttgcctggtctgatgagtctcgatttctgctgcgacagtcggatggtaggtcagaatttggcgtctacaacatgaaagcatggatccatcctgccttgtatcaacggttcaggctggtggtggtggtgtcatggtgtggggaattttcttggcactctttgggccccttggtaccaattgagcatcgttgcaacgccacagcctacctgagtattgttgctgaccatgtccatccctttatgaccataatgtacccaacttctgatggctactttcagcaggataatgcgccatgtcataaagctggaatcatcacagactggtttcttgaacatgacaatgagttcgctgtactcaaatggcctccacagtcaccagatctcaatccaatagagcatctttgggatgtggtggaacgggagattcgcatcatggatgtgcagccgacaaatctgcggcaactgtgtgatgccatcatgtcaatatggaccaaactccctgaggaatgcttccagcaccttgttgaatctatgccacgaagaattgaggcagttctgaaggcaaaagggggtccaacccgttactagcatggggtacctaataaagtggccggtgagtgtatatttacaatacattttatatatacataaaactattttatctctttttagGCCAAAGTCCACCGCTCCCAGTGTTGTTTCTCTGGGTGACCGATCCATGGGGGATCCGCTCTACTTTGGTGTAGATGACCCAAAACGGTATCCTAACATTTGTGCACTATTAATGAACACAGTTGTACGtcatggatgtgtttttgttgctgaaTAAGTTAACAAAGTAAAAATTGTTCTCTCTTTTTAGGTCCCACTCGAGTGAGGTCGCTGCTCCCAGTGTTGTCTCTTTGAAGAGTGAACGGTCCATGGGCTCGCCGCTCAACTTTGGTGTTAAAAAGACACAAAGGTATGATTAATTAAGATGATAAAGGTAGGAttaatgtaatacattttgtaaagaaaatatCTTGCATCTAAAAGCATATTAAGGTTAGTTACTTAAAGTTTCATAAAGAGATGAAACCCTTTGTGACGGCAGTTTTTAACCAAGTATCACCCTGACTGACTGTTGATCCCCTACAGCGAGCTGACGGAGCCGTCCAGCTGTCCCATGTGTTTGGAGGTTGTGAAGGATCCAGTCCTTTCAACCTGTGGACACTGGTCATGCCAACGGTGTTTCAGCTCAGACAAACCCTGTGCGAAGTGTGGAAAGAAACTCAGAAAAGATCCCAGACAACAGAAAGACACTGAGGAAGACAAGAGTAAGTTAAAATACTTATATATTAGCGGTGTCACAATGTCGATTTTTAACAAGTTTTCAATTTCAAAAGCAGAGTCAGCGATTCCCCgggtatttttttctctctatccaCACCGCCTACTTCCACATGTCcgaagaaaacaaataaaactacaCTAAGTGGTAgtatgcagctaaagacacagggtaacttAAGCTTAGCGCTAGCTTGCAGCTGCTCTTTTCCAGACCACTGACCACTAATAACGGTGAAACAGAACTGGCAAATCTCCTTTCTTCCCTAAAGTCACTTTGTGAAAACACTGCGTCTTCCCTGTTAATGAGTTATGGAAACAACAAAGGTAAAGCATGTGGGCTCCAACTGGACTCCATGGTATATTCATGTGCACCTCGTTAAATTCATAACACATTTAATTTGATCCTTGAAAATCCAGAGAAACTCATTGAGGCGTTGCCGCTTCTGCTCAAAaagtttttgaatcaaaaactTGAATCGAATCTTGGAATCGTAACACTCATATTTTACACAtactactaccactaccacAGCTAATGTAATATTGTGATACTGTACGTCATCATCAGTTTGTGATTTTGTAATTTGCAAGTATGCATTTGATCGTTTCAGGGGCCACTCGTCTATTGAATGCAACGAAGAAtcttaaaaaagacacagagaaTAAATTTACTTGGACATCTGAAGGTTTCGGTGACCAAAAGAACGACCTGAACAGCATCTACACGACACTCTTCCTCAACCCTGGAGGGAGTGAAGGGACACATGAAGAACAATCCTTCAGACATTTCAAAAGTCCATTGAAAAAACGACAATCTACAGAAACATTTGTCCACATAAATAACATCTTCAAACTGTCACCTGGCCAAAAGAAACCACCCAGAACAGTCCTGACGAAGGGCGTTGCAGGAATTGGAAAATCATTTTCCCTGCAGAAATTCATTCTCGATTGGGCCAAGGAGGAAGCTAACCAGGACGTTGACTTTGTTTTCCATCTTGCTTTCCGCGAGCTGAATCTGAgtacagaaaacaaaagctTGCTTGGGCTCCTGACTGAGTATCACCCTGCGCTCCATGATCTGAAAGATCAAGAAGACTTCATCAAAGCCAGGGTCGTCGTGATCCTGGACGGCCTGGATGAAAGCAGACTTCCACTGGACTTTGAGAACAAGCCGGTAACATCTGTCAGTGAAGTAACATCTGTGGGTAATCTCCTAGCGAACCTCATCCAGGGAAACCTTCTCCCTGATGCTCACCTGTGGATAACATCTCGTCCAGCAGCAGCCAGTCAGATCCCTTCAGAGTTTGTTGACCTGGTGACAGAGATAAGAGGGTTCAGTGACCCACAAAAAGAAGAATACTTCAGGAGGAGATTCAGTAATGACTTGGGCCTTGCTGACAGGATCATTTCACACATTCACTCTTCACAGAGTCTCGACGTCATGTGCCAGATCCCGATCTTCTGCTGGATTTCAGCCGTATTATTTGAGGAGATCTTTGGGGGAGGTGAGAAAGCTGAAACCCCCCAAACTCTCACAGAGATGATGGCCCATTTCCTGTTTGCCCAGACAAAACGCAGAAGCAGAAAATATGGCGAGAAGACTGAGGAAAACCAAGAGAGACTTCTGAAGACCCACAAGGGTTTTCTTCTGAAACTCGGCAAGCTCGCATTTGTTCAGCTGCAGAAGAACAACCTCATCTTCTACGATGAAGACCTGGGAGACTGTGGCATTGACATACGAGAGGCATCCATCTACTCTGGATTTTGCAGTGCAGTTCTTAGGGAAGAAGAAGTCTTTTCCCAGAAAAAGATCTTCTTCTTTGTGCACCTGACCATACAGGAGTTCTTTGCGGCTCTTTTTGTCTATGACTGTTTCACAAACAAGAATACAAAAGAGCTCGGCAACTTCCTCGAGCTGAAGGAGAAAGAACATACCTTACTTGATCTTCTGAAGATGACCGTTGACAAAGTGTTGGAGAAAAAGAACGGCCACCTGGACTTCTTCTTGCGATTCCTCCTTGGCCTCATGGTAGAACCAAACCGGAGAGTCCTTCAGGGTCTGCTGACATCGCTGGACCCAAGCCAAGATACCGACAAGAAGATCTTGACTCACCTCAAAGCCATCCGAAGAAAGGCCCTCTCTCCAGACAGTTGTATCAGCCTCTTCCAGACCATGGTCGAGATGAGAGACCACAAAGTCAAAGATGAGATTCAGGAATATCTCAAACTGTCAGAGAGTTCAAAACCAGATCTGAATCCACTGCACTGCTCTGCACTGGCCTACATGCTGCAGGT from Etheostoma spectabile isolate EspeVRDwgs_2016 unplaced genomic scaffold, UIUC_Espe_1.0 scaffold00008195, whole genome shotgun sequence includes these protein-coding regions:
- the LOC116678799 gene encoding NLR family CARD domain-containing protein 3, which codes for MAEKRMTRKRSTSWSSPLTSDPPPRSSSETTRPKSTAPSVVSLGDRSMGDPLYFGVDDPKRSHSSEVAAPSVVSLKSERSMGSPLNFGVKKTQSELTEPSSCPMCLEVVKDPVLSTCGHWSCQRCFSSDKPCAKCGKKLRKDPRQQKDTEEDKRATRLLNATKNLKKDTENKFTWTSEGFGDQKNDLNSIYTTLFLNPGGSEGTHEEQSFRHFKSPLKKRQSTETFVHINNIFKLSPGQKKPPRTVLTKGVAGIGKSFSLQKFILDWAKEEANQDVDFVFHLAFRELNLSTENKSLLGLLTEYHPALHDLKDQEDFIKARVVVILDGLDESRLPLDFENKPVTSVSEVTSVGNLLANLIQGNLLPDAHLWITSRPAAASQIPSEFVDLVTEIRGFSDPQKEEYFRRRFSNDLGLADRIISHIHSSQSLDVMCQIPIFCWISAVLFEEIFGGGEKAETPQTLTEMMAHFLFAQTKRRSRKYGEKTEENQERLLKTHKGFLLKLGKLAFVQLQKNNLIFYDEDLGDCGIDIREASIYSGFCSAVLREEEVFSQKKIFFFVHLTIQEFFAALFVYDCFTNKNTKELGNFLELKEKEHTLLDLLKMTVDKVLEKKNGHLDFFLRFLLGLMVEPNRRVLQGLLTSLDPSQDTDKKILTHLKAIRRKALSPDSCISLFQTMVEMRDHKVKDEIQEYLKLSESSKPDLNPLHCSALAYMLQVSKDDLDVLDLKSYNTSDEGRRRLIPAVRTSRKAILAYCNVTEEWVEHLAVGLKFPYSALRDLDLSNNDLKDSGVKVFCDGLSSQCCRLKTLRLSGCQVTEEGCGYLASALRSNPSHLIELDLSYNNPGESGEKLLSELKNDPQNKLTVLNVGHGGSHRMKQGFKKYACVLTWDPNTAHKNLLLFDGNRKVAWVKDEQPYPPHLERFDLCQQVLCEQGLDERCYWEVEVVEPFNIGLTYKSIGRKGDGNDCKLGRNNKSWCLICSDKGCFIQHSDDRVNSSSLSSRSSRLGVYLDWPAGTLSFYRVSSDSRTHLHTFSETFNEPLYPAVGLHTHSSALFVG